Genomic window (Pseudomonadota bacterium):
GCGCGATCTCTTCGACGGCACGGAGATCCACCGCGTGGTCCCGAACTTGGTCGTCCAGGCGGGCGATCCGACCGGCTCCGGCCTCGGCGACGCGGGCTACGCGCTCCGCTGCGAGCTCTCCGCTGCGCCGTACGAGCGCGGGACGGTCGGCATGGCGCTCTCGGGCAAGGACACGGGAGGCTCGCAGTTCTTCGTCGCCCTCTCGCGGCAGCCGCACCTCGACGGGCACTACACGGCGTTCGGCGAGGTCACGCGCGGGATGGAGGTGCTCGACGTCATCGAGGAGGGGGACCTGATCCTGGACGTCGACGTCTCGGCGGGCGACATCCCGCCGCCGGGAGCTCCCGCTCAGTCCCCGTAGATCCGCGCCGCGATCCGGACGAGCCCGTCCACGTCCGCCCCGCCGAACGCGTTCTTCCGCTCGCCGTCCACGTCGAGGACGGCCGCAAGGTTCCCGTCGCGATCCCGGACCGGCACGACCACCTCGCTCTCGGCTCGGGAGTCGCAAGCGATGTGCCCCGCGAACGCGTGCACGTCCGGGACGACGACCGGCGCCCCGCGCTCGGCGCACGCCCAGCAGACGCCCGAGCCCCGCGGCCGAAGGACGGCGCAGGCGAGCGGCCCCTGGTACGGCCCGACGATCAGGTCGCCGCCCCGCAGGAAGTAGAAGCCGGTCCAGAAGAAGTGCGGCATCTTGTGGTGAAGGAGCGCGGCGGCCGTGGCCATGCGCGCGACGGGGTCGGCGGCCTTCTCGAACAGCTCGCCGAGCTGCGCCTCGATCCGGGCGTACCTCCCCGCGAGCGCGTCGGCCCGCTCAGCGGCCATTGGCTTTCCCGGGGCCGATTCCCTGGG
Coding sequences:
- a CDS encoding GAF domain-containing protein; the encoded protein is MAAERADALAGRYARIEAQLGELFEKAADPVARMATAAALLHHKMPHFFWTGFYFLRGGDLIVGPYQGPLACAVLRPRGSGVCWACAERGAPVVVPDVHAFAGHIACDSRAESEVVVPVRDRDGNLAAVLDVDGERKNAFGGADVDGLVRIAARIYGD